AGACCGGGCGCGGCTTCTACGACTGGAACGACGACACGCAGGAGAAGACAGCATGAGTGAGATCCTCGAGAGCTACGTCGCCGGCCGATGGGCCGCCGGCACCGGAGAGGGCCGCGAGGTCCACGACGCCGTGACCGGCGAGGTCGTGACCCGGGTGTCCAGCGAGGGCATCGACCTGGGGGAGGCCGTCGCCCACGCCAGGACGAAGGGGGGACCCGCCCTCCGCGCGATGACCTTCCCCGAGCGCGCGGCCGCGCTCAAGGCCGCGGCCGGTGCCGTCCAGGAGGGCAAGGACGAGCTCTACGCCCTGTCCGCCCGGGCCGGCTGCACCGCGCGCGACTCCGCCGTCGACGTCGACGGCGGCATCGGCACGGCCATGGTCTACGCCTCGCTCGGCCGCAAGGGCCTGCCCGAGGGCACCGTGGTCGTCGAGGACGACTTCATCCAGCTGGGCAAGGAGGGCGTCTTCGGCGGACGGCACGTGCTGAGCAGCCCCCACGGCATCTCCCTGCAGATCAACGCCTTCAACTTCCCCGTCTGGGGGATGCTCGAGAAGCTGGCACCCGCCCTCCTCGCCGGCGTCCCGACGATCGTCAAGCCGGCCACGCCGACGGCCTACGTCGCCGTCGCAGCGGTGCGGATGATGATCGACTCCGGCGCCCTTCCCGAGGGTGCGCTGCAGGTCGTCGCGGGCTCGATCCCGGGCCTCCTCGACGAGCTCGGCGGCCAGGACCACATCGGCTTCACCGGCTCGGCGGACACCGCGGCGATGCTGCGGCGCGACCCGGCCGTCACCGAGCGCTCGGCGCACTTCAACGCCGAGGCGGAC
Above is a window of Janibacter cremeus DNA encoding:
- the paaZ gene encoding phenylacetic acid degradation bifunctional protein PaaZ gives rise to the protein MSEILESYVAGRWAAGTGEGREVHDAVTGEVVTRVSSEGIDLGEAVAHARTKGGPALRAMTFPERAAALKAAAGAVQEGKDELYALSARAGCTARDSAVDVDGGIGTAMVYASLGRKGLPEGTVVVEDDFIQLGKEGVFGGRHVLSSPHGISLQINAFNFPVWGMLEKLAPALLAGVPTIVKPATPTAYVAVAAVRMMIDSGALPEGALQVVAGSIPGLLDELGGQDHIGFTGSADTAAMLRRDPAVTERSAHFNAEADSLNASVLGPDAVPGEPEFDLFVKALVTEMTVKAGQKCTAIRRAIVPESQLDAVADAVSERLSGVVVGAPGAEGVRMGALVGTDQRADVQKAARQIADAGTVVFGDLDSVDVVGADADKGAFMSPVLVRIDDADRREPHEVEAFGPVSALMGYRDADHAVELMARGEGSLAGSVVSADPDFVSAIVAGAAPWHGRILVLDRDSAPESTGHGTPMPQLVHGGPGRAGGGEEEGGLRAVYAHLQRTAVQGSPAVLDRLG